A window of the Acidithiobacillus thiooxidans ATCC 19377 genome harbors these coding sequences:
- a CDS encoding heterodisulfide reductase-related iron-sulfur binding cluster, whose amino-acid sequence MNDNSTQQGLAGHGAFFQDTNLSANEAEAATAWVRSHVDRRTMDLGERMDDIRDHMWELEKEGEIIVHRINPGHQAKVVKTLYGWDKKIPTNRLWHHKSCGQCGNIPGYPTSLMWFMNKLGIDYLDETDQTSCTAWNYHGSGIGNVESLAAVFLRNFHQAYVSGKQHGFENGYFYPLVHCGTSFGNYKEVRKYLIESAELREKVKKILGKLGRLVDGKIVIPEEVVHYSEWLHVMRQRIASELQTIDVSHIRVAVHPACHVYKMVPEDAIYDPEILGGNRVAVTTSVAMALGAQVIDYSTWYDCCGFGFRHIISEREFTRSFTMNRKIKVVKEEAKADVLITHDTGCVTTMDKNQWIGKAHDMNYSVPVIADVQLAALACGADPFKIVQLQWHASPCEDLVEKMGISWDKAKADFQEYLKQVEQGNVEYLYNPELAIDQHINMNAD is encoded by the coding sequence ATGAACGACAATAGCACGCAACAAGGATTAGCAGGGCACGGAGCTTTTTTCCAGGACACGAACTTATCGGCCAACGAGGCGGAAGCGGCCACGGCATGGGTACGCAGCCACGTTGACCGGCGCACCATGGACCTGGGCGAGCGGATGGATGATATACGTGATCACATGTGGGAACTGGAGAAGGAAGGTGAGATCATCGTCCACCGCATCAATCCCGGACACCAAGCGAAAGTGGTAAAAACCCTCTATGGTTGGGACAAGAAGATCCCCACCAATCGTCTCTGGCACCACAAGAGCTGCGGACAGTGTGGCAACATCCCCGGCTATCCCACCAGCCTCATGTGGTTCATGAACAAGCTGGGCATCGACTACCTTGATGAGACCGACCAGACTTCCTGCACTGCCTGGAACTACCACGGCTCTGGTATCGGCAACGTGGAGTCTTTGGCTGCTGTCTTCCTGCGTAACTTCCATCAGGCCTACGTCTCCGGCAAGCAGCACGGCTTCGAGAATGGCTACTTCTATCCCTTAGTGCACTGCGGCACCTCCTTCGGCAACTATAAAGAGGTCCGCAAATATCTCATTGAGTCCGCTGAGCTACGGGAGAAAGTTAAAAAGATTCTCGGCAAGCTGGGACGCTTGGTGGATGGTAAGATCGTTATCCCTGAGGAGGTGGTCCACTACAGCGAATGGCTGCACGTCATGCGCCAGCGAATTGCCAGCGAATTACAAACCATCGACGTTTCGCACATTCGGGTTGCTGTACATCCTGCCTGCCACGTCTATAAGATGGTGCCAGAGGATGCAATCTACGATCCTGAAATTCTTGGTGGTAACCGGGTCGCTGTTACTACATCAGTAGCCATGGCCTTGGGTGCGCAGGTGATAGATTATTCCACCTGGTATGACTGCTGCGGTTTCGGCTTCCGTCATATCATATCGGAGCGTGAATTCACTCGTAGTTTTACTATGAACCGAAAGATAAAGGTAGTAAAAGAGGAAGCTAAGGCTGACGTGTTGATTACTCACGATACGGGCTGTGTCACCACTATGGACAAGAACCAGTGGATCGGCAAGGCGCACGATATGAACTATAGTGTACCCGTCATAGCTGACGTGCAACTGGCTGCCCTGGCCTGTGGCGCTGATCCTTTCAAGATCGTCCAGCTCCAGTGGCATGCTTCGCCCTGTGAAGATCTGGTGGAAAAAATGGGCATCAGCTGGGACAAGGCCAAAGCCGACTTCCAGGAATACCTCAAACAGGTCGAGCAGGGGAATGTGGAATACCTCTACAACCCCGAGCTCGCCATTGATCAGCACATCAACATGAATGCCGATTGA
- a CDS encoding DUF488 family protein, protein MSPGYLAVMCNVGAVPAEGPAPRIWTIGHGARSLEEFIDMLRADGVQELVDVRKMPRSRHNPQFNGDTLPTALAPLGIGYRHAEALGGLRRGRVDSPNGAWRNASFRAYADYMQTAPFQKGLEALETLARRRRTVLLCAETLPWRCHRFLIADVLTAQGFTVDHLLTPGHDQRHCLSPWARRRPDGGIWYPAPDPLPLQEGSHRSP, encoded by the coding sequence ATGTCGCCAGGGTATTTGGCCGTGATGTGCAATGTTGGCGCTGTTCCGGCTGAAGGGCCGGCGCCGCGAATCTGGACCATCGGCCACGGCGCGCGTTCCCTGGAAGAATTTATCGACATGCTCCGGGCCGACGGCGTGCAGGAATTGGTGGATGTGCGCAAGATGCCGCGCTCCCGACACAATCCCCAGTTCAATGGCGACACCCTGCCGACGGCCCTTGCGCCCTTGGGGATCGGTTATCGCCATGCGGAGGCCCTGGGCGGGTTGCGCCGGGGGCGTGTCGATTCCCCCAACGGCGCCTGGCGCAATGCGAGTTTCCGCGCCTATGCCGATTATATGCAGACGGCGCCTTTCCAGAAAGGATTGGAGGCCTTGGAGACCTTGGCGCGTAGGCGCAGGACGGTCCTCCTGTGCGCCGAGACCCTCCCGTGGCGCTGTCATCGCTTTCTCATTGCTGACGTCCTTACCGCCCAGGGTTTTACCGTGGATCACCTGCTGACGCCAGGGCATGACCAGAGGCATTGTTTGAGCCCTTGGGCGCGGCGGCGTCCCGATGGCGGGATCTGGTATCCGGCCCCTGATCCCCTTCCGCTCCAAGAAGGTTCCCACAGGAGTCCATGA
- a CDS encoding carboxymuconolactone decarboxylase family protein, which produces MMEIRLDYGLVSPNGIRSLRDLETYLHGSDLKPALLELVKLRASILNGCAFCIDMHSKEARARGEMEQRLYGLAAWRETPFFSERKCAVLAWTDAITRIDEGVSDALYANVRRYFEEKELVDLTLAVVAINAWNRLAIAFRTPAGSYRPDLDR; this is translated from the coding sequence ATGATGGAAATACGCCTCGACTATGGCTTGGTATCCCCCAACGGCATCCGCAGCCTGCGGGATCTGGAGACTTATCTCCATGGAAGCGACTTGAAACCAGCGCTGCTGGAACTGGTGAAGCTGCGCGCATCCATCCTCAACGGCTGCGCCTTTTGCATTGACATGCACAGTAAGGAAGCCCGCGCTCGGGGCGAGATGGAGCAGCGTCTTTATGGCCTCGCCGCTTGGCGGGAAACGCCCTTTTTCAGCGAGCGCAAATGCGCGGTGCTGGCCTGGACCGACGCCATCACCCGCATCGACGAAGGCGTCTCGGACGCGCTCTATGCAAACGTCCGCCGTTATTTCGAGGAGAAGGAACTGGTGGATTTGACCCTGGCCGTCGTGGCCATCAACGCCTGGAACCGCCTGGCCATTGCCTTCCGCACCCCCGCCGGCAGTTATCGGCCGGATCTGGACCGATAG
- a CDS encoding DNA-3-methyladenine glycosylase family protein: MGYYFRLSPRPPFRLDLTVWALRRQAHNRMDGWESETYRRVWRYGDGWLKVRLWQTQGDPDPFLEGEIYEGPQDERTVSWVRAQLTWMLSLDRDLGPFYAVAAADPRLASLAARYRGLRPPRFPSLFEGLVNAVACQQLSLHLGITLLNRLSELCREGVGEMDWVYPFPDPRSLLRQEVTALRDLGFSRQKVTALRALAEEAAAGGLEREDWQGLPNAAALQRLLRLRGIGRWSAEYVLLRALGRLDVFPGDDVGARKALARWLETNSSLDYAQVAHRLRPWQPHAGMVYFLLLMRRLEGEGRMWNPSDELPMSQADQADRR; encoded by the coding sequence ATGGGATACTACTTCCGCCTCAGCCCGCGACCGCCCTTTCGCCTGGACCTCACGGTCTGGGCGCTGCGCCGTCAAGCCCACAACCGGATGGATGGCTGGGAGAGCGAAACCTATCGGCGGGTCTGGCGCTATGGGGACGGATGGCTGAAAGTCCGGCTCTGGCAGACGCAGGGCGATCCCGATCCGTTTCTGGAAGGAGAAATCTACGAAGGCCCCCAGGACGAGCGGACTGTCTCTTGGGTCCGTGCGCAACTCACCTGGATGCTGAGCCTGGATCGGGATCTCGGCCCCTTTTACGCGGTGGCCGCTGCCGATCCTCGTCTTGCGTCCCTGGCGGCGCGCTACCGGGGTCTCCGGCCACCTCGTTTCCCCTCCCTCTTCGAAGGACTGGTCAATGCCGTCGCCTGCCAGCAACTGAGTCTGCATCTGGGTATCACCCTCCTCAATCGCCTCTCGGAGCTCTGCAGGGAGGGGGTGGGAGAAATGGACTGGGTGTATCCTTTCCCGGATCCCCGCTCTCTGCTGCGACAGGAGGTGACGGCCCTGCGTGATCTAGGTTTCAGCCGCCAGAAGGTGACCGCCTTGCGCGCCCTGGCGGAAGAAGCGGCGGCCGGCGGACTAGAGCGTGAAGACTGGCAGGGCCTGCCCAACGCCGCAGCCTTACAGCGTCTGCTGCGTTTGCGCGGCATCGGCCGCTGGTCGGCAGAGTACGTCCTGCTGCGCGCCCTGGGGCGTCTGGACGTTTTTCCCGGTGACGACGTGGGGGCGCGCAAGGCCCTGGCCCGCTGGCTGGAGACAAACAGCAGCTTGGATTATGCCCAGGTCGCCCATCGGCTCCGGCCATGGCAGCCCCACGCCGGCATGGTATATTTTCTATTGTTGATGCGGCGACTGGAAGGAGAGGGACGTATGTGGAACCCCAGCGATGAACTGCCCATGTCCCAAGCGGATCAGGCGGACAGGCGGTAA
- a CDS encoding tellurite resistance/C4-dicarboxylate transporter family protein: MRLPRLVDSAAKNLAPAYFALVMATGAVSLAAQAVGDFFLARLLFWLNGTFYVILWLLTFWRMLRFGRWMGVDFKDYQRGPGFFSVVAGSAILGSQFVLLANEEKKGMLLWGLAMVLWLILNYGIFTTFTIQKRKPSLERGITGIWLLAVVAAQSLAVLAAVLDAHWDPVHRLEFNFIALSLWLWGGMLYIWIVVLIFYRYTFFRFSAEDLVPPYWINMGAMAISTLAGSLLIANGGKAPYLHSLLPFLKGFTVFYWATGSWWIPLLIALEFWRHGVKRLPMRYDPLYWGVVFPLGMYSLCTLHMAQSMDLPFLLPLGHVFFNLALLAWVITLAGMIHHLGLSLRAGTKTRIPRPLP; the protein is encoded by the coding sequence ATGAGACTGCCCCGCCTGGTAGACTCCGCCGCCAAGAACTTGGCTCCTGCCTATTTCGCTTTGGTGATGGCTACAGGTGCTGTCTCCTTGGCAGCTCAGGCGGTGGGCGATTTTTTCCTCGCCCGTTTGCTCTTCTGGCTCAACGGAACATTCTACGTTATTTTATGGCTTCTGACTTTTTGGCGCATGTTGCGCTTCGGTCGGTGGATGGGCGTGGACTTCAAGGATTACCAGCGCGGTCCAGGTTTTTTTTCTGTGGTAGCCGGATCCGCTATTCTCGGCAGCCAGTTTGTCCTCTTGGCGAATGAGGAAAAAAAGGGGATGCTGCTCTGGGGACTTGCCATGGTCCTTTGGTTGATACTGAATTATGGCATCTTCACGACCTTCACCATCCAAAAACGTAAGCCTTCTCTGGAGAGAGGCATCACCGGCATCTGGCTGCTGGCAGTGGTCGCTGCACAGTCCCTCGCCGTGCTCGCTGCCGTTCTGGATGCGCACTGGGACCCAGTGCATCGGCTGGAATTCAACTTCATTGCCCTCTCCCTGTGGCTCTGGGGCGGCATGCTCTACATCTGGATCGTGGTGCTTATCTTTTATCGTTACACTTTCTTCCGTTTTTCGGCTGAGGATCTGGTGCCGCCGTACTGGATCAACATGGGGGCCATGGCCATCTCCACTCTGGCGGGTTCCCTGCTCATCGCCAACGGCGGCAAGGCACCATATCTGCACTCCCTTCTACCATTCCTTAAGGGTTTCACCGTGTTTTACTGGGCCACCGGAAGCTGGTGGATTCCGCTGTTGATTGCCTTGGAGTTCTGGCGCCACGGAGTCAAGAGGCTTCCGATGCGTTACGATCCTCTCTACTGGGGCGTCGTATTCCCCCTCGGCATGTACAGCCTCTGCACGCTCCATATGGCACAAAGCATGGATCTGCCCTTTTTACTCCCTCTCGGACATGTCTTTTTCAATCTGGCTCTGCTCGCTTGGGTGATCACCCTGGCCGGAATGATCCATCATTTGGGGCTGAGTCTACGCGCCGGGACGAAGACCAGAATCCCCCGCCCTTTGCCATGA
- a CDS encoding DUF2945 domain-containing protein, whose amino-acid sequence MKKLLVPRFALGDHVTWNSEVGRVIGRIVGIHDQDFPVHGYTHHASPEDPQYAIQSDKSCHVAYHKGGILRSAEEGSRD is encoded by the coding sequence ATGAAGAAATTACTGGTACCACGTTTTGCCCTGGGCGATCACGTAACCTGGAATTCGGAGGTAGGCAGGGTGATAGGACGGATCGTTGGCATCCACGACCAGGATTTTCCGGTCCACGGCTATACCCACCATGCGAGCCCGGAAGACCCGCAATACGCCATTCAAAGCGACAAAAGCTGCCATGTGGCCTACCACAAGGGTGGTATCCTGCGTTCCGCTGAGGAAGGATCGCGGGACTGA
- the fdxA gene encoding ferredoxin FdxA, which produces MTHVVTEACIRCKYTDCVTVCPVDCFHEGPNFLAIDPDECIDCTLCVPECPVDAIFRDVDLPDGMEKYPELNARLARRWPVIIQKKPALPDAEQWRHMRDKRQYLDTGEDGAELPLPEPPVPLMEYQRTPEFTDDDTPAGLLHEHRTKAGVWGRIVLLEGNLRYCLEDGSARAWILSPARPAWIPPDLPHRVEFLGPARFYVSFWR; this is translated from the coding sequence ATGACTCATGTGGTTACAGAAGCCTGTATTCGCTGCAAGTATACCGATTGCGTCACAGTATGCCCGGTGGATTGCTTCCACGAAGGCCCTAACTTTTTGGCCATCGATCCGGACGAATGCATCGATTGCACCCTCTGTGTGCCCGAGTGTCCGGTAGACGCCATCTTCCGCGACGTAGATTTGCCGGACGGCATGGAAAAATATCCGGAACTCAACGCGCGCCTGGCACGCCGCTGGCCCGTCATCATTCAAAAAAAGCCAGCCCTACCCGATGCCGAGCAGTGGCGGCATATGCGGGATAAACGCCAATATCTGGACACCGGGGAAGATGGGGCGGAATTGCCCCTGCCCGAGCCGCCCGTGCCCTTGATGGAATACCAGCGCACACCGGAGTTCACCGATGACGACACCCCCGCCGGGCTGCTCCATGAGCATCGCACCAAAGCCGGGGTCTGGGGGCGCATCGTGCTCCTGGAAGGGAACTTGCGATATTGCCTGGAAGACGGCAGCGCCCGCGCCTGGATCCTGAGTCCGGCACGGCCTGCATGGATACCGCCCGATCTGCCGCACCGAGTGGAGTTCCTGGGCCCAGCACGTTTCTACGTAAGCTTTTGGCGCTGA
- a CDS encoding FAD-dependent oxidoreductase: MTICKIKLKRKQEIAAGTMAFYFEKPEGFTYKAGQYADFTLINPAETDAEGNTRGFSLASAPYEDFLMFTTRMRDTAFKRVLKTVELGAELTLNGPGGSFTLHNNARIPAVFLTGGVGVTPVRSIVLQAAHDKLPHKIFLFDSNNRPEDAAFLEELMEAQKENPNYSFIGTMTQVEKSSRAWHGEIGFITQAMLLKFIGDLTLPIYYVAGPRSMVHAMRNLLNEAGVNDDNIRTEEFSGY; encoded by the coding sequence ATGACAATCTGCAAAATCAAATTAAAAAGAAAACAGGAAATCGCTGCTGGAACAATGGCATTTTATTTTGAAAAGCCAGAAGGGTTTACTTACAAAGCAGGCCAATACGCTGACTTCACACTGATCAACCCCGCTGAAACTGACGCCGAGGGCAACACGCGAGGGTTTTCTCTAGCGAGCGCGCCTTATGAAGACTTTCTTATGTTTACGACCCGAATGCGCGATACCGCATTCAAGCGGGTGTTAAAAACAGTGGAGCTTGGTGCGGAGCTCACGTTGAACGGTCCTGGCGGCTCGTTCACACTCCACAACAATGCGCGCATTCCTGCCGTCTTCCTCACAGGAGGCGTCGGAGTTACTCCTGTCAGGAGCATCGTTCTTCAAGCCGCGCACGACAAGCTTCCCCACAAGATTTTCCTGTTCGATTCCAATAACAGACCGGAAGACGCGGCGTTTCTGGAAGAACTGATGGAAGCCCAGAAGGAAAATCCGAATTACTCTTTTATCGGCACGATGACGCAAGTGGAAAAGTCAAGCCGAGCGTGGCATGGAGAGATCGGATTCATCACCCAAGCCATGCTTCTGAAATTCATTGGTGACCTGACGCTCCCCATTTACTACGTCGCCGGTCCACGATCAATGGTGCATGCGATGCGCAACCTACTAAATGAAGCGGGAGTCAATGACGACAACATCCGCACAGAGGAGTTCTCGGGTTACTGA
- a CDS encoding glutathione S-transferase family protein codes for MLLYDAHSPAPRCLRMFILEKHLTIPSITIDVFAGENRGEPFLSLNPAGQTPALQLDDGRVLAEAVAIAEYLEEENPQIALIGTTAIERTETRQWWRRVELNITEFIHNAYHYAEGLERFKDRIPVAPEAADGLKRVARDRTAWLDSIFGNGPYLCGQRFTAADIWLYVWLDFADSVGQPFDHALPHLGPWFNLVSTRPSAERSRQLLADA; via the coding sequence ATGCTGCTTTACGATGCACACAGTCCAGCGCCACGTTGCCTGCGGATGTTCATTCTGGAAAAACATCTGACGATTCCAAGCATTACTATCGACGTATTCGCGGGTGAGAACCGGGGCGAGCCATTTCTTAGCCTTAATCCCGCTGGACAGACGCCAGCGCTGCAACTTGATGACGGGCGGGTGCTGGCTGAGGCAGTGGCGATCGCCGAGTACCTCGAAGAAGAGAATCCGCAGATCGCGCTGATCGGAACGACTGCAATCGAGCGCACTGAAACGCGGCAATGGTGGCGACGCGTGGAACTGAACATCACAGAGTTCATTCACAACGCCTATCACTATGCAGAAGGCTTGGAGCGATTTAAGGATCGAATCCCGGTGGCACCAGAAGCGGCAGACGGGTTGAAGAGGGTCGCCCGAGACCGTACCGCCTGGCTCGACAGTATATTCGGCAATGGCCCTTATCTGTGCGGACAGCGCTTCACTGCAGCCGATATCTGGCTCTACGTTTGGCTCGATTTCGCTGACAGCGTGGGGCAACCCTTCGACCATGCATTACCCCACCTCGGCCCCTGGTTCAATCTTGTGAGCACCCGTCCGAGCGCCGAACGCAGCCGTCAGCTACTCGCTGACGCCTGA
- a CDS encoding nitrate reductase subunit alpha, with amino-acid sequence MSHLLDRLKYLVRYHESFSDGHGVKLQDDRLWEDAYRHRWRYDKVVRTTHGVNCTGGCSWNVHVKNGLVVFEMQAHDYPKTRPDLPNHEPRGCQRGASFSWYLYSPHRIKYPMIRGRLLELYRHERATGKDPVEAWRAIQEDPKKRSSYIAVRGLGGFVRSSWDEINEIIAAANIYTILRYGPDRIAGFSVIPAMSMISYAAGTRYLSLIGGVPLSFYDWYCDLPPSSPQVWGEQTDVPESADWYNSTYIIVAGTNIPATRTPDAHFYSEVRYKGTKVVAIAPDYAEYVKFADEWLPVRAGTDAALFLAMGHVVLQEFFLQKRTSYFQDYARQFTDLPMQILLRPLDDTRYTSDRFLRASDFDNQLGQNENPEWKTIVYDSKSESYRCPKGSIGFRWSQTEGNWNLLQEDATTNEYIEAELSCLGLQDIVLQVVFPDYGNSDGQAKLFERKIPARRLQTTHGEQFVCSVFDLLLAQYGVNRAEIEGTTDANYTDSNQLFTPAWQQGITGIPQENCIRIAQEFAENAVLTQGKSMVIVGAGTNHWYHNDMNYRSIINLVHLCGCVGQSGGGWAHYVGQEALRPQAGWLPLAFAGDWHLHSRQAAGTSYWYLHTDQWRYERVTADSLMHPAAKASYKGHTLADYNIVAERLGWLPAAPHFQSNPLDIAEAAGQDSKGVADYVAHELHNGHLTFASEDIDHQENWPRNLFVWRSNLIGTNAKGHEYFLKHLLGAENAVLGEDGSGRASQEIQWHEKAPVGKLDLMIDINFRLNSTGAYADIILPTATWYEKDDLNTTDMHPFIHPLGAAVDPGWESRSDWQIFRHLAKSFSTLAEKHLGKRKDLLAISLLHDTPNELGQAVGVSDWKREGKIPEPGRTCPNFEIVERDYPHIYEQYSSIGPLLATHGNGAKGEHWETGQEISELLAINGTFPSSRKGKEDARPSLESDINACNMVLHLSPETNGEVAHKGWLSLSTKTGLSLTKLANDRRGEKFSFHDLQVQPRKVISSPSWSGLMSEEVSYNAGYVNVHYATPYRTLTGRGQFYLDHEWMLDFGEGLCTYRPPLTTHAVAGLPEAIAQQGGIVLRFLTPHDKWGIHSTYHDDLRMMHLSRGGPHIWLSEKDADQLKISDNDWLEAVNENGALMARAVVSQRIPEGVAIMYHQQEKTLNVPGAPSTGKRGGINNSATRVIVKPTHMIGGYAQLAWTLNYYGPVGSQRDAEVLIRKVNDAQISWMENQLGSDLETELRQAVEESQ; translated from the coding sequence ATGAGTCATTTGCTGGATCGCCTGAAGTATTTAGTTCGTTACCACGAATCCTTCTCGGATGGACATGGTGTCAAATTGCAGGACGATCGGCTCTGGGAAGACGCATATCGGCATCGCTGGCGGTATGACAAGGTAGTACGCACGACTCATGGTGTAAACTGTACAGGCGGTTGCAGTTGGAATGTCCATGTCAAAAACGGGCTGGTTGTTTTTGAGATGCAGGCACATGATTACCCAAAAACGCGCCCAGACCTACCCAACCACGAACCTCGCGGTTGTCAACGAGGTGCCAGTTTTTCCTGGTATTTATATAGTCCTCATCGTATCAAATACCCCATGATCCGTGGGCGGTTGCTGGAGCTATATCGCCATGAAAGAGCCACGGGGAAAGATCCAGTAGAAGCTTGGAGAGCCATTCAGGAAGACCCAAAAAAACGCAGTAGTTACATCGCGGTGCGTGGATTGGGCGGTTTCGTCCGCAGTAGCTGGGATGAAATCAACGAAATCATTGCGGCTGCGAATATTTATACCATATTACGTTACGGACCTGATCGTATCGCCGGATTCTCCGTCATTCCTGCAATGTCGATGATCAGCTACGCTGCTGGAACACGGTATCTTTCATTGATTGGGGGCGTACCACTGAGTTTCTATGATTGGTATTGCGACCTCCCACCATCTTCACCTCAAGTCTGGGGAGAGCAGACCGACGTACCAGAATCAGCCGATTGGTATAATTCTACCTATATCATCGTAGCTGGAACCAATATTCCGGCGACACGTACCCCTGATGCTCATTTTTATTCTGAAGTCAGATATAAAGGTACCAAAGTCGTCGCGATAGCTCCAGATTATGCGGAATACGTAAAATTTGCCGATGAGTGGTTACCTGTACGAGCGGGCACCGATGCTGCGTTATTTTTAGCAATGGGTCATGTGGTATTACAGGAATTCTTTTTGCAAAAAAGGACATCCTATTTTCAAGATTATGCAAGACAATTCACTGACCTGCCGATGCAAATACTATTAAGACCGTTGGATGATACCCGATACACCAGCGATCGCTTTTTACGGGCCTCTGATTTTGATAATCAGCTGGGTCAAAATGAAAATCCCGAATGGAAAACTATCGTTTATGATTCGAAAAGCGAGAGTTATCGATGCCCCAAAGGATCCATAGGTTTTCGGTGGAGTCAAACTGAGGGTAACTGGAACCTGCTACAAGAAGATGCGACAACGAACGAATACATTGAGGCAGAATTATCCTGCTTAGGTTTACAAGATATCGTGCTCCAAGTGGTTTTCCCTGATTATGGCAATAGTGACGGCCAAGCAAAGCTGTTTGAACGCAAGATCCCGGCGCGCCGTTTACAAACTACGCATGGTGAACAATTTGTTTGTTCCGTCTTTGATCTGTTGCTTGCACAATATGGCGTCAACCGTGCCGAAATCGAAGGCACGACCGATGCAAACTATACAGATAGCAATCAGCTTTTCACTCCAGCTTGGCAGCAAGGCATTACCGGTATTCCACAAGAGAATTGCATAAGAATCGCGCAAGAGTTTGCGGAAAACGCCGTGCTTACACAAGGGAAGTCCATGGTGATTGTCGGTGCCGGAACCAATCATTGGTACCATAACGATATGAATTATCGGTCAATTATTAATCTTGTGCATCTTTGTGGATGTGTTGGTCAAAGTGGTGGAGGCTGGGCACATTATGTTGGTCAGGAAGCACTTCGACCCCAAGCTGGGTGGTTACCTTTGGCTTTTGCTGGCGACTGGCATCTACACTCGCGCCAAGCAGCGGGGACTAGTTACTGGTATTTACATACGGACCAATGGCGCTATGAGCGCGTCACCGCTGATAGCCTCATGCATCCTGCCGCAAAAGCCAGCTACAAAGGCCATACATTGGCAGATTACAATATTGTAGCCGAGCGTTTGGGATGGCTTCCCGCCGCACCCCACTTTCAAAGTAACCCATTAGATATCGCCGAAGCCGCCGGTCAGGATTCCAAAGGTGTTGCGGATTATGTTGCTCATGAACTTCATAATGGACACCTCACTTTTGCCAGTGAAGATATTGACCACCAAGAGAATTGGCCGCGCAATCTGTTCGTCTGGCGCAGTAACCTGATCGGTACCAACGCGAAAGGTCATGAATACTTTCTCAAGCATCTTCTCGGGGCCGAAAATGCCGTGCTGGGAGAAGATGGCTCGGGCAGAGCTTCGCAAGAAATCCAGTGGCACGAGAAAGCCCCCGTTGGCAAGCTGGACTTAATGATAGATATCAACTTTAGGTTAAATAGCACTGGGGCCTATGCGGATATTATCCTGCCAACGGCTACATGGTACGAAAAGGACGACCTGAACACCACAGACATGCATCCCTTCATCCACCCTCTTGGTGCTGCAGTGGATCCAGGTTGGGAAAGTCGCAGCGATTGGCAGATTTTTCGGCATTTAGCCAAAAGCTTTTCAACACTTGCTGAAAAACATCTCGGGAAAAGAAAGGATTTGCTTGCTATTTCACTACTTCACGATACCCCTAATGAGCTAGGACAAGCTGTGGGAGTCAGCGATTGGAAACGTGAAGGAAAAATTCCAGAGCCTGGACGTACTTGTCCAAATTTTGAAATTGTGGAACGTGATTATCCGCATATTTATGAACAGTACAGCAGCATTGGACCGCTGCTGGCCACTCACGGCAATGGTGCAAAGGGCGAGCATTGGGAGACCGGGCAAGAAATTTCGGAATTGCTGGCGATTAACGGAACATTCCCTTCTTCAAGAAAGGGTAAAGAAGACGCTCGCCCCTCCCTTGAGAGTGATATCAACGCATGCAATATGGTTCTTCATCTCTCCCCGGAGACTAACGGAGAAGTGGCGCATAAAGGATGGCTGTCGTTGAGCACCAAAACTGGACTTTCTCTAACCAAACTTGCCAACGATCGCCGGGGTGAGAAATTTAGCTTTCATGACTTGCAAGTACAACCCCGAAAGGTGATTTCATCTCCTTCATGGAGTGGTCTGATGTCGGAAGAAGTCAGTTACAATGCTGGATATGTAAATGTGCACTATGCCACGCCCTATAGAACACTCACCGGACGTGGTCAGTTTTATCTGGATCATGAATGGATGTTGGATTTTGGTGAAGGTCTTTGTACCTATCGCCCGCCTTTAACCACACACGCCGTCGCAGGCTTGCCTGAGGCCATCGCCCAACAGGGTGGCATCGTATTACGGTTTCTTACGCCACACGACAAATGGGGAATTCATAGCACCTATCATGACGATTTGCGCATGATGCATCTTTCCCGAGGGGGTCCCCATATCTGGCTCAGCGAGAAAGATGCCGATCAGCTTAAAATATCTGACAACGACTGGTTAGAAGCAGTTAATGAAAATGGTGCCCTTATGGCACGTGCGGTGGTGAGCCAACGCATTCCAGAAGGGGTGGCCATCATGTATCACCAACAGGAAAAAACACTGAATGTTCCAGGTGCGCCAAGCACAGGTAAACGTGGTGGCATCAATAACAGCGCTACACGAGTAATTGTAAAGCCGACCCATATGATCGGTGGCTATGCACAACTCGCCTGGACACTGAATTATTATGGACCTGTCGGAAGTCAGCGCGATGCTGAAGTACTGATTCGCAAGGTAAACGATGCACAAATCTCGTGGATGGAAAATCAGTTAGGCTCGGATCTAGAGACAGAACTGCGTCAAGCAGTGGAGGAAAGTCAATGA